A single Populus alba chromosome 7, ASM523922v2, whole genome shotgun sequence DNA region contains:
- the LOC118063367 gene encoding metal tolerance protein 1 produces the protein MDVRNSEHGRVIEVHVDVPAADNSLGGSRICGGVSCGFSDAQTSSKDAKERGASMKKLGWAVGLCLVFMGVEIAGGIKANSLAILTDAAHLLSDVAAFAISLFSIWASGWEATPRRTYGYFRIEILGALISIQMIWLLAGILVYEAIVRLIHDTGEVKGALMFAVAAVGLLVNIGMALLLGHDHGHGHGHDHGHGHGHDHGHEHGEQHNHDHSDDGHSHEGDNGHSHEDHDHSHEDHDHTHNHMLSGATHHNHHHHEGSSENKDEHHHTHEADLAEPLLSTHTEVDNKTKGGSKQKKQRNINVQGAYLHVLGDSIQSVGVMIGGAIIWYKPEWKIIDLICTLVFSIIVLGTTIGMIRNILEVLMESTPREIDATRLEKGLCEMDEVVAIHELHIWAITVGKFLLACHVMIKPDADADMVLDKVIDYIRREHNITHVTIQIERQ, from the coding sequence ATGGACGTGCGAAATTCAGAGCATGGACGTGTAATTGAAGTACATGTAGATGTTCCAGCTGCGGATAATAGCCTGGGTGGGAGTAGGATTTGTGGAGGAGTTTCGTGTGGATTTTCAGATGCTCAAACCAGTTCTAAAGATGCAAAGGAACGAGGAGCATCCATGAAGAAACTTGGGTGGGCAGTTGGGCTCTGTCTTgtcttcatgggtgttgaaattgCTGGAGGCATAAAAGCCAATAGTCTTGCAATTTTGACCGATGCAGCTCATCTTTTATCAGATGTTGCAGCATTTGCAATCTCCTTGTTTTCAATCTGGGCATCCGGATGGGAGGCAACTCCACGTCGGACTTATGGATATTTTAGGATTGAGATACTTGGTGCTCTTATTTCCATCCAGATGATTTGGCTTCTTGCAGGTATCCTTGTATATGAAGCTATTGTTAGACTTATTCATGATACAGGTGAAGTTAAAGGTGCACTCATGTttgctgttgctgctgttgGCTTACTGGTTAATATTGGCATGGCACTCTTGTTGGGTCACGACCATGGTCACGGGCATGGTCACGACCATGGTCACGGGCATGGTCATGACCATGGTCATGAGCATGGTGAGCAGCACAATCATGACCACAGTGATGATGGCCATAGCCATGAGGGTGATAATGGCCATAGCCATGAGGATCATGATCATAGCCATGAGGATCACGATCATACACATAACCACATGTTGAGTGGAGCCACTCATCATAATCACCACCATCATGAAGGGAGCTCTGAAAACAAAGATGAACATCATCATACACACGAAGCAGATCTTGCTGAGCCTCTGCTTAGTACTCACACAGAAGTtgacaataaaacaaaaggagggAGTAAACAAAAGAAGCAGAGAAATATCAATGTTCAGGGGGCCTATCTTCATGTATTGGGAGACTCAATTCAGAGTGTTGGGGTGATGATTGGTGGGGCAATTATATGGTATAAGCCAGAGTGGAAGATTATTGATCTGATATGCACCCTCGTGTTTTCGATAATCGTTCTGGGCACAACAATCGGTATGATACGGAATATTCTAGAGGTTCTAATGGAAAGTACACCGAGGGAGATTGATGCAACTAGGCTTGAGAAGGGTCTCTGCGAGATGGATGAGGTGGTTGCCATTCATGAACTGCACATTTGGGCAATAACTGTAGGAAAGTTTCTGTTGGCTTGCCATGTTATGATCAAGCCTGATGCTGATGCTGACATGGTGCTGGACAAGGTTATAGATTACATTAGGAGAGAACACAATATCACTCATGTGACCATTCAGATAGAGCGACAGTAA
- the LOC118063366 gene encoding caffeic acid 3-O-methyltransferase 1: MATSSNEEDYHLQYALQLASASTLPMIFKAVIELGVLEIIEKAGPGALLSASQIASQLPTQNNPDAPIVLDRILCLLASHSILTCSLATENQDSDQVQRLYGLAPVANYFIKKEDGGSLSPYFLVIQDKVTVDLWYHLKDVILQGGVLFQKAYGMSSMEYVKKDPRFGELFSGFVKGFNPLFMKRILDIYDGFEGLTSLVDVGGGNGSVLNMIISKYPAIKGINFDLAPVIENSPSYPGIEHVAGDVFLTIPKGEAIFMKWVSHFWNDENFLKVLKNCYEALPDTGKLIVVEMVIPESPGTSVADRSLLQNYLFVTNMNPKRNERTEKEFERLAKGAGFSHLRVACSACSFSVVEFIKKKATASTAATAAK, translated from the exons ATGGCAACCTCAAGCAATGAAGAAGACTATCATCTCCAGTATGCCTTGCAACTTGCAAGTGCATCAACGCTGCCTATGATTTTCAAAGCAGTAATTGAGCTAGGAGTTCTGGAGATCATAGAAAAAGCTGGCCCTGGTGCCTTGCTCTCAGCTTCACAGATTGCCTCTCAACTTCCCACTCAAAACAACCCTGATGCTCCTATTGTACTAGACCGTATCCTGTGCCTTCTTGCTAGCCATTCTATTCTGACTTGTTCTCTAGCCACCGAGAATCAAGATAGTGATCAAGTTCAAAGGTTATATGGATTGGCACCAGTAGCCAATTACTTTATCAAGAAGGAAGATGGAGGGTCCTTGAGTCcctattttcttgttattcaAGATAAAGTCACAGTGGATCTCTG GTACCACTTAAAAGATGTTATTCTTCAAGGAGGGGTTCTATTTCAGAAAGCTTATGGGATGAGTTCTATGGAGTATGTGAAAAAGGATCCAAGATTTGGTGAATTATTCAGTGGCTTTGTTAAAGGTTTCAACCCTTTATTTATGAAGAGGATTTTGGACATATATGATGGCTTTGAAGGTCTAACATCCTTGGTGGATGTTGGTGGTGGCAATGGTTCTGTCCTTAATATGATCATCTCAAAGTATCCTGCTATTAAGGGCATCAACTTTGATTTGGCTCCAGTTATAGAAAACTCACCATCCTATCCAGG TATTGAGCATGTTGCAGGAGATGTATTCTTAACCATTCCTAAAGGAGAAGCCATTTTCATGAAG TGGGTATCCCATTTCTGGAACGATGAGAACTTCTTGAAAGTGCTAAAGAATTGCTATGAAGCTTTACCGGACACCGGAAAGTTGATAGTAGTGGAAATGGTGATTCCTGAAAGCCCCGGTACCAGTGTTGCAGATAGAAGCTTGCTGCAGAATTATTTATTCGTGACAAACATGAATCCCAAGAGAAATGAAAGGACGGAAAAAGAATTTGAACGTTTGGCCAAAGGAGCAGGGTTTTCTCATCTTCGAGTTGCCTGTTCCGCCTGTTCTTTCTCAGTTGTTGAGTTCATTAAAAAGAAGGCAACTGCTAGTACTGCTGCTACAGCAGCGAAGTGA